One Mycobacteroides salmoniphilum DNA segment encodes these proteins:
- a CDS encoding DUF1326 domain-containing protein: MSATDTYDWNLKGDWFDVCSCKLPCPCSFAQEPTHGDCLFTLVWHVNEGHWGDVDLSNLGVIAQGEFRGNMWIGDPDATMKLMFYIDESADARQRIALERIFTGKEGGWPAEFASLIEELRGIEYVPINFDKADDLASWGAEIPGKVDLRVEALTGPTADPSRRVTTTNAPGAEVGPGQVATWGVVKKDHSVGFEWSHEHRGESSKHFPFDWRPDGKVEVVSEELVSAQQGGCCCSD; the protein is encoded by the coding sequence ATGTCGGCGACGGATACCTACGACTGGAATCTCAAGGGCGATTGGTTCGACGTGTGCAGCTGCAAGCTGCCCTGCCCGTGCAGCTTCGCGCAGGAACCCACACACGGGGACTGCCTTTTCACCTTGGTGTGGCATGTCAACGAAGGCCATTGGGGCGATGTTGACTTGAGCAATCTGGGGGTGATTGCTCAGGGCGAGTTCAGGGGGAACATGTGGATAGGTGACCCGGACGCGACGATGAAGCTGATGTTCTACATCGATGAGTCCGCGGACGCCCGTCAGCGCATCGCGCTCGAGCGAATCTTTACGGGTAAAGAGGGCGGCTGGCCCGCGGAGTTCGCAAGTCTCATCGAAGAACTGCGCGGTATCGAGTACGTCCCGATCAACTTCGACAAGGCCGACGATCTCGCGAGTTGGGGTGCCGAGATCCCCGGCAAGGTGGATCTCCGTGTCGAGGCCCTGACCGGCCCTACGGCCGACCCCAGTCGGCGAGTCACCACGACGAACGCACCCGGAGCTGAAGTGGGTCCGGGTCAGGTTGCGACCTGGGGTGTGGTCAAGAAGGACCACTCCGTCGGGTTCGAATGGTCACACGAGCATCGCGGAGAGTCGAGCAAGCACTTCCCGTTCGATTGGCGTCCTGACGGCAAGGTAGAGGTTGTGTCAGAGGAGTTGGTGTCGGCCCAGCAGGGTGGATGCTGCTGCTCGGACTGA
- a CDS encoding amidohydrolase family protein: MSASAFDPAPVRQIWQELDIPGIVDVHTHFMPKSVMDKVWAYFDSAGPLIGRPWPITYRAEESQRMQTLREFGVLRFTSLIYAHKPQMAAWLNQWATQFAAQTPDCIHTATFFPESDALDYVHEAIEAGARIFKVHIQVGAFSPIDPLLLPVWGLLEDAGVPVVIHCGSGPAPGEFTGPEPIRLLLTQFPRLRLIIAHMGMPEYSDFLDISARYDEVRLDTTMAFTTFSNEKAPFPEAAYPRLLDLGHKIFFGSDFPNIPYGYAEAITALRSVPGVDDGWMRDVLYRNGAKLFGVDG; this comes from the coding sequence ATGTCCGCATCAGCTTTCGACCCCGCGCCCGTCAGACAAATCTGGCAGGAGCTGGATATACCGGGGATCGTGGACGTGCACACCCACTTCATGCCCAAATCCGTCATGGACAAGGTGTGGGCCTACTTCGACTCGGCCGGGCCTCTCATCGGGCGCCCCTGGCCGATCACCTACCGCGCCGAGGAGTCGCAGCGGATGCAGACGCTGCGGGAGTTCGGAGTGCTCCGCTTCACCTCATTGATCTACGCGCACAAACCGCAGATGGCTGCCTGGCTGAACCAGTGGGCGACCCAGTTCGCGGCGCAGACCCCCGACTGCATCCACACCGCAACCTTCTTTCCCGAATCCGATGCGCTCGACTATGTGCACGAGGCCATCGAGGCGGGAGCCCGCATCTTCAAGGTCCACATTCAGGTGGGTGCGTTCTCCCCCATCGATCCGCTGCTCCTCCCGGTGTGGGGTCTGCTCGAGGACGCCGGAGTTCCGGTGGTGATCCATTGCGGCTCGGGCCCGGCTCCGGGCGAATTCACCGGGCCCGAACCAATCCGGTTGCTGCTGACGCAGTTTCCGCGACTACGCCTGATCATCGCGCACATGGGTATGCCCGAGTACTCGGACTTCCTCGATATCTCTGCACGGTACGACGAGGTACGGCTCGACACCACCATGGCCTTCACCACGTTCTCCAACGAGAAGGCACCGTTTCCGGAAGCTGCCTACCCACGGCTTCTGGATCTAGGGCACAAGATCTTCTTCGGCAGCGACTTTCCGAACATCCCCTACGGATATGCCGAGGCCATCACCGCGCTGCGGTCCGTGCCCGGCGTCGACGACGGGTGGATGCGCGATGTCCTCTACCGCAACGGCGCAAAGCTGTTCGGCGTTGACGGCTAG